Proteins from a genomic interval of Lathamus discolor isolate bLatDis1 chromosome 11, bLatDis1.hap1, whole genome shotgun sequence:
- the FAM83C gene encoding protein FAM83C: MFNYLAVEVRPQFHRSYVGQQGVSGPLKTRLEQLKKPWWREPTPLVLQHSETARLAIDAFLEQGERGYLNAITEERELPFLSTLDMEYMSHQRNQSFPDPSAVKDKDADSGDADTGDRSSLNSELTSGTYFPLMSDVHPPELELGWPGMPFLTVSGQTQATVIFQRNKANSIKDLLRSLISRARTVIAIVMDLFTDMEILCDLLEASSRRHVPVYLILDEEYLKHFVEMCNKMALTQDDFPNMRIRCLSGDMYYSKAGKKFAGQVLEKFILIDCDQVLAGTYSFTWLCSQVHTGLVTHFRGQIVAEFEKEFRYLYAESRAVTSFCVPDPETCPASQNTSKVVSSLLKPPQVNDVETTSPSSSLSNVSIRSIKVSPFLKNSNCNVQLEKQDSNSDSGNNKGKEDTSLKPTCPKQQGEPPDSPNSPPNKSTPALYHKSNLMTAKTFLPPELSPALSSNKPCYQGDNTANSSHCSPQTQEQSLQSLSEGASSNGTSMKQKGPAAAPEEPTAENTTFYGLERRQSPGQGNLDLLSPYNQPKRDKKPGVPCYDKLTEDMLMEKNSAYGAEKRMTLGHSKLDLITKYNKLKSKHIHSRFEL; encoded by the exons ATGTTCAACTATCTAGCAGTAGAGGTGAGACCACAGTTCCACCGCAGCTATGTGGGACAGCAAGGGGTGTCTGGGCCACTGAAGACCCGCCTGGAGCAGCTGAAGAAGCCATGGTGGAGGGAGCCCACCCCACTGGTGCTCCAGCACAGTGAAACAGCCAGGCTTGCTATAGATGCCTTTCTTGAGCAGGGGGAACGTGGCTATCTGAATGCCATCACTGAGGAACGGGAGCTACCTTTTCTTTCCACACTGGACATGGAATATATGAGCCATCAGAGAAATCAAAGCTTTCCAGATCCCAGTGCAGTGAAAGACAAAGATGCTGACTCTGGTGATGCGGACACTGGAGACAGGTCCTCCCTCAACTCTGAACTAACATCTGGCACCTACTTTCCACTGATGTCTGATGTGCACcctccagagctggagctgggctggccAGGGATGCCCTTCCTCACAGTTTCTGGCCAGACGCAAGCCACTGTGattttccaaagaaacaaagccaaCAGCATTAAGGATTTGCTCCGGTCTCTGATCAGCCGGGCACGGACG GTGATAGCAATTGTGATGGATCTGTTTACAGACATGGAAATACTGTGTGACCTGCTGGAGGCCTCAAGCAGACGGCACGTCCCTGTTTACCTGATCCTGGATGAAGAGTACTTGAAGCATTTTGTGGAAATGTGCAATAAAATGGCTCTTACTCAGGACGACTTCCCA AACATGCGCATAAGATGTCTGAGTGGAGACATGTACTACAgcaaagcaggcaagaaatTTGCAGGCCAGGTTCTGGAGAAATTTATCCTGATTGATTGCGACCAAGTTCTTGCTGGTACATACAG TTTCACCTGGCTTTGCAGTCAAGTCCACACTGGCCTGGTGACCCACTTCCGGGGTCAGATTGTTGCAGAGTTTGAGAAGGAATTCCGGTACTTGTATGCAGAGTCCAGAGCAGTGACCAGCTTCTGTGTGCCAGATCCTGAAACGTGCCCCGCTTCTCAGAACACCTCGAAAGTTGTGAGCTCCCTTTTAAAACCCCCACAGGTGAATGATGTTGAAACCACGAGCCCCTCCAGCAGCCTTTCCAATGTAAGCATCAGAAGCATAAAAGTGTCTCCCTTTCTGAAAAACTCCAACTGCAAtgtgcagctggaaaagcaagaTTCAAACTCAGATTCTGGTAATAATAAGGGGAAGGAAGACACATCTCTGAAGCCCACTTGCCCTAAGCAGCAAGGAGAACCACCAGATTCACCAAATAGTCCTCCAAATAAATCCACCCCTGCTTTGTATCACAAATCAAATCTCATGACAGCAAAGACATTCCTGCCACCAGAGCTTTCCCCTGCCCTGAGCTCCAATAAACCTTGTTATCAAGGGGACAATACAGCTAACAGCAGCCACTGCTCCCCACAAACACAGGAGCAATCCCTGCAGTCCCTTTCAGAGGGTGCCAGTAGCAATGGGACAAGCATGAAGCAGAAAgggcctgctgctgcccccgAGGAACCAACAGCAGAGAACACCACATTTTATGGGCTGGAAAGAAGACAGAGTCCTGGACAAGGAAATTTGGACCTGCTCTCCCCATACAACCAGCCAAAACGAGATAAAAAGCCAGGAGTTCCTTGCTATGATAAACTCACTGAGGACATGCTGATGGAAAAGAACAGTGCATATGGGGCCGAGAAAAGAATGACTCTTGGGCACAGTAAGCTGGATCTGATCACCAAGTACAAtaagttaaaatcaaaacacataCACAGTCGGTTCGAACTCTGA
- the EIF6 gene encoding eukaryotic translation initiation factor 6, whose product MAVRASFENNNELGCFAKLTNAYCLVAIGGSENFYSVFEGELFGTIPVVHASIAGCRIIGRMCVGNRHGLLVPSSTTDQELQHIRNSLPDSVRIQRVEERLSALGNVTTCNDYVALVHPDLDRETEEILADVLKVEVFRQTVADQVLVGSYCVFSNQGGIVHPRTSIDDQDELSSLLQVPLVAGTVNRGSEVIAAGMVVNDWCAFCGLDTTSTELSVIESIFRLNEAQPSTIATNMRDSLIDSLT is encoded by the exons ATGGCTGTCCGCGCCAGCTTCGAGAACAACAACGAGCTGGGCTGCTTCGCCAAGCTGACCAACGCCTACTGCCTCGTGGCCATCGGCGGCTCCGAGAACTTCTACAG CGTGTTCGAGGGGGAGCTGTTCGGGACCATCCCGGTGGTGCACGCCTCCATCGCCGGCTGCCGCATCATCGGCAGGATGTGCGTGG GAAACAGACATGGACTGTTGGTCCCAAGCAGCACAACAGACCAAGAGCTCCAGCACATCCGCAATAGCCTGCCAGATTCCGTACGAATCCAACGAGTGGAGGAGCGTCTCTCAGCACTGGGCAATGTCACTACCTGCAATGACTATGTAGCTCTTGTTCACCCAGATCTTGACAGG GAGACAGAGGAGATCTTGGCAGATGTACTGAAGGTAGAGGTTTTCAGACAAACGGTAGCAGATCAGGTGCTGGTAGGAAGTTACTGTGTTTTTAGTAACCAAGGAGGAATTGTGCACCCCAGAACTTCAATTGATGATCAGGATGAGCTGTCTTCATTGCTCCAGGTCCCACTCGTG GCTGGAACAGTGAATCGTGGCAGCGAGGTCATTGCAGCAGGGATGGTTGTCAACGACTGGTGTGCCTTCTGTGGGCTGGATACAACCAGCACCGAGCTCTCGGTCATTGAGAGTATCTTCAGGCTGAATGAAGCTCAGCCAAGTACCATTGCTACCAACATGAGAGATTCCTTGATTGACAG cTTGACATGA